A single window of Colletotrichum destructivum chromosome 9, complete sequence DNA harbors:
- a CDS encoding Putative nucleotidyl transferase domain, trimeric LpxA-like superfamily, hexapeptide transferase: MSLQVPYRGKASREAATKAVILVGGPSRGTRFRPLSLDVPKPLFEVAGHPIIWHCLAAIDRVPGKEITEVLIIGYYDETVFRDFIKDAASEFPELTIKYLREYEALGTAGGLYHFRDAILKGHPERLFVLNADVCCSFPLPEMLQLFHDKNAEAVILGTRVSNDAATNFGCIVSDAHTRRVLHYVEKPESQISNLINCGVYLFSTDAIFPSIKTAIKRRTDRPSRLMSYPSSENLESSFIITDEDDEERKNQVIRLEQDILGDFADTKSFFVYETKDFWRQIKTAGSAVPANALYLQKAWQTGSKELAEPSANIIPPVFIHPTAHVDPTAKLGPNVSIGPRVHVGPGARIKEAVVLEDSEIKHDSCVLYSIIGWGSRVGAWARVEGTPTPVGSHTTSIIKNGVKVQSITILGKDCGVGDEIRVQNCVCLPFKELKRDVANEVIM; encoded by the exons ATGTCGCTGCAGGTCCCCTACCGAGGAAAGGCGTCTAGAGAGGCTGCCACCAAGGCCGTTATTCTG GTCGGCGGCCCTTCCCGTGGCACTCGATTCCGTCCCCTTTCTCTCGACGTTCCCAAGCCCCTCTTCGAAGTCGCCGGCCACCCCATCATCTGGCACTGCCTGGCCGCTATCGACCGGGTCCCTGGCAAGGAGATCACCGAGgtcctcatcatcggctACTATGACGAGACTGTCTTCCGCGACTTCATCAAGGATGCCGCCAGCGAGTTCCCCGAACTGACCATCAAGTATCTGCGCGAATACGAGGCTCTCGGCACTGCTGGCGGCCTCTACCACTTCCGCGATGCCATCCTCAAGGGCCACCCCGAGCGCCTCTTCGTCCTGAACGCCGACGTCTGCTGttccttccccctccccgagaTGCTCCAGCTCTTCCATGACAAgaacgccgaggccgtcattTTGGGAACTCGCGTCTccaacgacgccgccaccaacTTTGGCTGCATCGTCAGCGACGCCCACACCCGCCGTGTCCTTCACTACGTCGAGAAGCCCGAGTCGCAAATCAGCAACCTCATCAACTGCGGCGTCTACCTCTTCTCTACTGACGCCATCTTCCCCTCCATCAAGACCGCCATCAAGCGCCGTACCGACCGCCCCTCCCGCCTCATGTCCTACCCGAGCTCCGAGAACCTCGAGAGCAgcttcatcatcaccgacgaagacgacgaggagcgcaAGAACCAGGTCATCCGCCTCGAGCAGGACATCCTCGGTGACTTCGCCGACACGaagtccttcttcgtctACGAGACCAAGGACTTCTGGCGCCAGATCAAGACGGCCGGCTCCGCCGTCCCCGCCAACGCCCTCTACCTGCAGAAGGCCTGGCAGACCGGCTCAaaggagctcgccgagcccaGCGCCAACATCATCCCCCCCGTCTTCATTCACCCCACCGCCCATGTCGACCCCACCGCGAAGCTGGGCCCCAACGTCTCCATCGGCCCCCGTGTCCACgtcggccccggcgcccgcatcaaggaggccgtcgtcctcgaggactCGGAGATCAAGCACGATTCGTGCGTCCTCTACTCTATCATTGGCTGGGGAAGCCGCGTCGGTGCTTGGGCCCGTGTCGAAGGCACCCCGACCCCCGTCGGCAGTCACACGACGAGCATCATCAAGAAcggcgtcaaggtccagagCATCACCATTCTCGGCAAGGACTGCGGTGTCGGCGATGAGATCCGCGTGCAGAACTGTGTCTGCCTGCCGTTTAAGGAGTTGAAGAGA GACGTTGCAAACGAAGTCATCATGTAA